In the genome of Streptomyces sp. NBC_00433, the window CACGACCGGTAAGTCGTACTCGTCGCACCACGACCGCACCACACACAGCGGTAACCTGCGGACAATAGCGGCCAGACACGAGCGCGCGGACGTAAGGCACCTGGTGGTACAGGGGTCATCTGACCAGCAGATACGCCGACAGAGCCCCTGTGATTCCCAAGCTCAGAGCGCGGGTTCGATTCCCGTCATCCGCTCCATTGCACAGCCCCAGGTCGAAGACCTGGGGCCTTTTTGTCGTCCGGGCGGGCCGATTGAAGAACCCGCACGACTCGCGCACCGCATCTGGCGGTCAATTGGCGCCATTCGTTTCTGGGCGTTCCGGTGGATTCCGCGTCCGGCGGTGTACGTGAGGCCCTGAGCCGGAGGGACGGGCGGCGAACGGGCGTGCGCCGAGGGCATGTTCGGGCATCCGCGTCCCGAGCGGTGATGACTCCGCTACCGGTGGTTGCTAGGTTCGTGACTGTCGTACTGCCGTGGGGGTGGGGCGGATGGGGTTCAGCTGGAAGGGTGCCGTCAACAAGGTCGGGGACGGGATCGAGCACGGCGTCGACAAGGTCAAGAAGAAGGCCGGCGAGATCATCGACGACGGCGCCCACATCGTCGGCGACGGCCTGGACCACGTCGGACTCGACGACGCAGCGGACTGGGTCGAGGACAAGGGCGACCACATCGCCGACGACCTCGGCGCCCACGTCGCCGAGCAGCAACTCGGCCAGACCGACCAGCCCGAGGAGTTGCTGCACGGGGACCCGGCCAAGATCCGCGAAGCGGTCCTGCACCTGGCCAGGCTCTCCCTGGCCTTCGACACCGGCCACACCGGCCTGGCCCATCTCGACCCCGGGGACTGGGACGGCGCGGGCGCGGAAGCCTTCCGGGCCAAGTTCACGGCCCAGCCCGCCAAATGGGCCCACGCCGCCACCGCCTGCGCCGAAGCCGGACTCGCCCTGGAGACCTACGCCGAAACCGTCGACTGGGCCAAAGGCCAGGCCAAGGAAGCCGTGCGGCTCTGGAAGCAGGGCGTCGCCGCCCGCAAAACGGCCGCCGACGCGTACAACGCGGCCGTGGACACCTACCACGATGACGTGAAGGCCTACAACGACAAGGTCGACGACGGCACAGACCCCGGCGCCAAACCCGTCGCACCGGCGGCGTTCACCGACCCCGGCGCGAAGGACAGGCAGGCCGCCAAGGACACTCTGGACGCGGCCCGCAAGCAGCGCGACAGCGCCGCCGCCACCGCCGAGGCCAAGGTCCGCACGGCCACCGAACTGGCGCCGAAGAAACCGGACTTCACCGGCCGGATGGAGAACGACCTCGGCGACGTCGGCAGAGCCGCACCCATCGCCGTCGAGCACTTCGCCGGCGGCCTGGTCCGCTCGGTGACCGACCTGGAGAAGTTCGTCCGCGGCCTGAACCCCACCGACCCCTACAACCTCACCCACCCCGCCCAATACCTGACCCACCTCAACGCCACCGCCGCCGGCCTGGTCGACATGACCGCCCACCCCGAACGACTCCCCGGCATCATCCTCGGCACCGGATGGGGCTCCGACGGCTCCGAAGCAAGCGGCCGACTCGTCGGCAACATCCTGCTGGCCATCGCCACCGACGGCGGCAGCGCCGCCGGCAAAACCGTCGCAGAGGACGCCGCCAAGAACGCAGCAAAAGACGCAGCAGAACAAGCCGTCAAGAACGGGGCCCGCGCCGCAGCCGAAGACCCCGCAAAGAGCGCCATCGAACAAGCCGCGAAGAAGTGCCTCTCGGACCCGATCGACGTCGCCACCGGCGACATGATCCTCACCCAGACCGACCTCACCCTCCCCGGCACCCTCCCCCTGGTCCTGCAACGCACCCACCTGTCGTCCTACCGGATCGGCCGCTTCTACGGACCCTCCTGGGCCTCCGCCCTCGACCAACGCCTCGAACTCGACGACCAGGGAGTCGCCTTCGTCGCCGACGACGGCTCGATCCTGCTCTACCCCGTCCCGCAGCCCGGCGTCCCCGCCTTCCCCTCCCACGGCCCCCGCTGGCCGCTGGAATGGGACGGCACACCCGGCTCTCCACTCCGCATCACCAAAACAGAAGCCGGCCACACCCTCCACTTCACCACCGTCCCAGGAGCGACAGCCACGCCCGGCGGCCCGATGCCGCTACCGCTCACCGAAGTCACCGACCGCAACGGCAACTCCTACGCGATCACCCACGACGACGACGGCGTCCCCATCGAGATCCACCACAGTGGCGGCTACCACCTCACCCTCAGCAGCGGCAACGGCCGCGTGACCGCCCTGCGACTACTCGACCCCGCCGCACCCGACTCGCCCGGCACCTTCGTGCGGGCATACGCCTACGACGAGTCCGGCCACCTCACCGCTGTCACCGACTCCACCGCCGTCCCCTACCGCTTCACCTACGACACCGCCGGCCGGATCACCTCCTGGACCGACCGCAACGACACCTCGTACCACTACACCTACGACCACCGGGGCCGCTGCGTCGCGACACGTGGCACCGAAGGGTTCCTGAACAGCACTTTCAGCTACAACGGCGCCAGCCGCACAACCACTTACACCAACTCGCTCGGCCACAGCAGCACTTACCGACACAGCGCTGCTTATCGACTCGTCTGTGAAACGGATCCCCTCGGCAACACGACCACCCAGCAGTGGGACCCGGCCAACCGGCATCTCATCGCCACGACGGATCCGCTGGGGCACACGACCCGCTACGCCTACGACGAGGTAGGCAACCTCACGGAACTGCTCCTGGCGGACGGCTCGGTCGCGCATGCTTCCTACGATTCCCTTCACCGGCCCACCGCGGTCGTCGAACCGGGTGGGGCGACCTGGCGGCACTCGTTCGACGAGCGAGGCAATCTCCTCGTCGCAACGGATCCCTTGGGCGCGGAAACCCGACACGCCTACAACGCGTCGGGGCACCTGCTCTCCACTACCGACGCCGTCGGCCACACTCGGACATTCGCCACCGACTCCGCCGGGCTGGTGGTCGCGATCACCGACGAGGCCGGGCATAGGTCTGTCATCCGGCGTGATCCGTTCGGACACGTCGTGGAGGTCGTCGATCCTCTCGGGCTCACCACCCGCACGAGTTGGACGCCCGAGGGCATGGTGGAGCGGCGCGAGCATGCCGACGGTTCCAGGGAATCGTGGACCTGGGATGCGGAAGGCAACCTGACCAGCCATACCGACCCCGCCGGCAATGTCACCCGCCACACGACCACCCACTTCGACCTGCCCGCTACACGGACGGATCCGGACGGCGTGACATACGCCTTCGCCTACGACTCTGAACTCCAACTGGTCGGCGTGACGAACCCCCAGGGGCTCACGTGGTCCTACCAGTACGACGAGGCGGGGCGCCTGGTCACGGAGACGGACTTCAACGGCCGTCGTCTGGCGTATTCCTACGACGCCTCGGGCAACCTGACGTCCCGAACCAACGGCGTGGGCGACGTGCTGCGCTTCGCACGCGACGCACTCGGCCGTGTCACCGAGCAACGTACGGACCTGGACGGCACCACCTACCAGTACAGCGTTTCCGGTCATCTGACAGGCAGCGTGAACCGCGACGCGGTGGTCGCCGTCGAGCGCGACGCCCGCGGCCGCGTACTCGCGGAGACGGTCAACGGCCGGACGGTCACCTTCTCGCGGGACGCACTCGGGCGTGTCACCTGTCGAACCACGCCGTCCGGGCTGACATCGCTGTGGACCTACGATCCGACAGGCCGACCCTCGGCGATCGCCGCCGGCACGGACTCCTTGACGTTCGCCTACGACGCAGCCGGCCGGGAGCGCGAGCGGCGCTTCAGCGAGAGCATCGGGCTCACGCAGTCCTGGGACCCCGTTCACCGCCTCACCGAGCAGACAATCCGGAGGCGTGGCGACGGAGACGACCGGCTCATCCACCGCACGTTCGCCCACCGCGCCGACGGCTACCTCACCGAGGTGAGCGACCTCTCTTCACGCACACGTCGGTTCGGACTCGACACTATGGGCCGGGTGACCGAGGTGCGTGCCCATGGTTGGAGCGAGACGTACGCCTACGACGCGGCCGGCAACGTCACTCACGCGACGGCACCCGCCCATGAGGCGGCTGGCGAACGCGCCGTCAGCGGCACCCTCGTACGCCGGGCCGGGCATACGACGTACGTACACGACGCGCAGGGTCGCCTGATCCGAAAAACCCGCAAACTGCTCAGCGGGCAACGCCGCACCTGGACGTACTCGTGGAATGCCGAGGACCGCCTCACCGAAGCAGTGACGCCGGACGGACGGCGCTGGCGCTACGCCTATGACCCGCTGGGACGCCGGATATCCAAGCACCGCCTGACCGAGGGCGGCTCGGCCGCCGACCGTACGGACTTCACCTGGGACGAGACCCGCCTGATCGAGCAGCGGGCGGCCGACGGCCAGGTGACCACGTGGGATTTCACCCCCGGCACCCACACTCCGCTCGCGCAGAGGAACCGCGGACCGGTCGGTTGGAGTGACAACGAGCCCTTGCGCGCCGTCATCACGCACCACTCGTCCACCAGCCGCAGCACGCGTTTCCATGCCGTGGTCACGGACTCCGTCGGTACGCCGACCGAACTGGTGACACCCGAGGGAGAAGTAGTCTGGAAGCGAAACCCGACTCACTGGGGCACATCGCTTCCAGTCGAAGCGGAGGTCACTCTCGTTGACTGCCCGCTCCGTTTCCCCGGGCAGTATGCGGACTCCGAAACGGGCCTCAACTACAACTATGCCCGCTACTACGATCCTGAGATCGCCAAGTACATCAGCGCGGACCCGCTCGGCCTTGAGCCGGCGGACAACCACCACGCCTACGTGCTCAATGCGCTGAACTGGTCCGACCCGCTCGGCCTCAATCCGAAGTGCGGGATAGACCTCTCGAACGCGACTCCGCACCAGGGGAGATTCCCGAAGTCCGCCAATCCCGATGAAATTCTGGTGCGCCGCAAACAGGATGGAAGCGTAACCGCGTACGCGGTCTACGGCAGAGATGGACTCCCGGTGAAGCGGGTAGATGTGGACCCGGACTCCGCACCGCACGGCGGCGTTCCGGCGCCCCATGTGCTTGAGACGCACAAGAACGTCAACCCGAGGACAGGACAGACGTTCCTGACATGGGATAAGATGCCACGGCCCGCCAGGCCTGACGAACTTCCGCAATAAGGAATGCCGCATGAACCCGATGAGAGACCCTCAGATCAGGGAATGGACGGAATCGACGGGTCACCGCGCCGACTACATCGACTTCCTTTCCCAATCCACTGGAATAGCTGAATGGATTGCCCTGTCGCGCGTGTTCCTGCCGGAATTCGTCGAGGTGGACGGGTGCGTCCTATGGGATCGATCATACGATCCCGAGAATTTCGGCACCTGGCGCTCCACACTGGACGGCGACGTCACGGCAATCGAAGCCACCCTGAATCAGCTCAAGCTGTATCTGTACGTCGACATCGCCGACGACGCCACCTCGCGCGCCAACGCGCTGTCCCTGGCTGAGGACATCGCAACAGTGTGGCGGATCCGTCTGACGACGACTTTTCCAAGAAGAAGCTTTTCTGTCCAGGCGATGGACACCGAGGACGGTCCAGTCGTGTCCTTCGTCAGCGAACGCCCCGGCAGCGCCGTTTCGTGAGGCCTTCCGCCCTACCCGGGCGGGGAGCAGGACAACCTCGGCAAGCGGGTCGACCTCGCGGGGGCCATCCCCGCACGGGCCGGGGAGCAGCCCGACTGAACGACACCGAGCCACTCCCGCACCAGCTCCAGCGGTACACCACGGAGAACCACAGCCAGGCGCGGACATCGAACGTAGACCCACCACTGGGCACAAGCGCCAGCTGACCTGCAGAGACGCCACCAGAAGCCCCTGTGATTCCCAAGCTCAGAGCGCGGGTTCGATTCCCGTCATCCGCTCCAAAAAGTAAATGCCACAGGCCGATTGCCTGGGGCATTTCGTCATCCAGAATTAGGCTCACCGCTTAAATGCGATCGCGAGCGCTCTGCTACGGGTTGAAATCCCAGGGATTGGTCACCATAGCGCCGGTGCGCTCCAGATGCTTGATATTGCGACTGGCAACGGTCCAGCCGTTGGCCAGCGCGGTGGCGGCGATCAGGGCGTCCGGCGGGTCGATGCTCGTGCCGGCGGCCTTCAGCGCCTTGTGGACAGCAAGGTAGGCCGCGGCCTCCCGTTCGCCGATCGGCGCGATGCGGTCCCGGTACTCCAGCCGAGCTGTGGCGAGGACTTGGGCATACCTGGCTTGCCGAGCCGGGTCCGGGGTGGCCTCCACGCCAGCTTCGATCTCGGCCACGGTGATGACACTCAGACAGCGATTGGGCCGCGCGGTCGAACGGAGCCAGGCCACGACACGAGGGTCGGGCCGAAGACGCGTCGTGAGTTCCGCGACGACGTTGGTGTCGAGCAGGTAGATCACCGATCGCCCGCCTGGTCGTCGTCGTAGGACCGTCCGCCGAACTCCAGCCCTTCGAAGGGCTGGGACAGCAGGAACTCCTCGAAGCCGTCAGTGGCCAGCCGCACCCATCGGCTCAGCATCTCCGGCAGCGCCTCAAGCTCAGTGTCCGCAAGCTCCGCGTCGAAGTGCCGGGCCTGGTCATCCGGGAGGGACTCCCGGATGTCGCGGATGGTCCGCAACGGATGCGCCGTCGCCGCAGACCTGGACGAGCGCGGAACGCCGCCAGGTGCAGTGGTCATCTTCTTCCCCCTTCGCCCCACGTAGGCTGCCGTCTCATACCAGGTTAAGGGCACCGGTCACCTCCACGGGCAAGGAGTCGGCGCCGAAGCCTCCCGAGCCGCGAGTCGCCGCACCACTACCGCACCAGTAGCAGCGGTACACCAAGGCCAACCAGAGTCAGCGCGGACCTGCCCTGCCCTCCCCGCGGGAACGGCGGCAGCCACGTGAGCTGGACGGACGCGAACCAAGTACCCGTGATTCCCAAGCTCAGAGCGCGGGTTTGATTCCCGTCATCCGCTCCATTGGTAAGCCCCAGGTCGGAGACCTGGGGCTTAATTCATTGAGGCTCGATTACCTCCCCGCCAATTCCCGGTGAAAGAAATTCCAACGCCTCCTCCTGCCGGAGTGCAGCGGCCCCGCCACCCAGATGTCTCCACGCCGCCGGCTGGAACGTCCGAGCCGCACGGGCGTGCCGGGGTGGTCAGGTGGCTTTGGGTCGCGAGCGCCCCGGCATTGCCGGCGTTGACTGCGGGTCTTGGCGCGTTCGCGGACTTGGACAGTCGGCCTCCTCCTGGTCGTGGACCCAACTCCGGACCTCGATGACGGCAGCCACCCGGCGGTCACAGCGCTCGTTTGCCCACCGACACCGCCCCCACGGACTCGTAGCACCGTGAGACACGACGCGCTACACTCGGGTCATGAAGACCATCACTCAGCGCGAGTTCCGCAACAACTCCGCGGCCGTCATGGACGCCGTCGAAGCCGGCGAGACTTACCACATCACCCGTAACGGCACCGAGGTCGCAGAGCTGCGCCCCCTTCACCGCAGACGTCGCCTGAGTGCCGAAGAACTGGTGGAGCGGCACCGCAGACTGCCGCGCGTCGACGCCGCCCGCATGCGACAGGAAGCGGACGAGTTCTTCGGGACCGAAGACCGTGCCGGCGACGACGACCCCTGGCAGCGCAGCCATGGCTGAGCGCCACCCGGCCGGTGTGCTCGACACCTGCACGTACATCGATCTGGACGTGCTCGACCCGGCGGACCTACCAGCGGTACCCGAACTCACCGCCATCACGATGGCCGAGTTGCAGCAGGGGGTCGCCATGGCCAAGGACGCTGCCGTCCGAGCCGCTCGCATGGAAAAACTGGGCGCGGCAGTCGCCGATTTCGACCCCCTCCCGTTCAACGGGGACGCAGCCGCCCGCTACGGCACGCTCGTCGCGCTTGCCATCGCCGCAGGCCGCGATCCACGCCCTCGGAGGATGGATCTCATGATCGCCGCCATCGCCTCCGTCCAGGGCCTCCCCCTGTTCACCCGCAACGCCGACGACTTCAAGGGGCTGGACAGCTCCCTGACCGTCGTCGCCGTCTGACGGACCCGCCCGCACCACTCGCAGCGGTACACGACGGTCAACCTCGGCCAGCGCTGGAGGCTGCGGCGCACCCGCTGGTCAGCCCGAAATCGCGCTGACCAGCACCTACTTCACGACGGCCCACGTGATTCCCAAGCTCAGAGCGCGGGTTCGATTCCCGTCATCCGCTCCATTGCACAGCCCCAGGTCAGCAGCCTGGGGCTTATCTGTTGTCTAGCCCAATTCAAGGACCGCGCACCACTTGCGCACCACATCGGGCGGTCAACTGGCGCCACGCGGCGTTCGAAATCGGAGTCTCGTCGAATGCTCATACGAGACAGTTCTCGAATTGCGAGACGGACTTCATGTGACGTGCACCACCAGCCTAAGCGCTCAGCAAACACGGACAGTTGGCCCTCTCGATTCGGTGACCGCGCCCTTCCATCAGCAAATTCCCTTATATACGCGGACAGTTGACCTTCCGGAAGTGCACGCGGACACCGCGGCGCCAGCCACGCAGTGTCGCGACGGAGGACGTTCGGGGGCCGGCACGGCTGCGTGTCGGCCGGCAGCACCCCGAAGCGCGCTCTACCGCGACGCGCTCCGCCGCCGGCCACCGCGTCAGCTGCGCACCGGCACTGGCGAGTCGGCCCATCTCCAGGCCCGGTGTCCCACCGGAGTCGACCCCCGGACCCCCGGAACGCAGCGCACGAGGCAGAACGCGACGCCACAAAACGGCGTGCTGGTCCGCGTCCCCATGGTCAACGGCTTTGCGCATGAATTACCGGAGGAGTTCATTCGAAACGGCTGCGGAATCCCGGCCCAGAGCATGCAATTCCGATCCCGCAAAAACAGTGGGTACATCCGCCCACCGAACGATCCAACCGGGGAGGCGAGGCGAGAGCCCGGTCCACCTCAGCGAGCGTGTCAGGCAAGTACGCCCTCCGACCAACCGTGTCGAAGGCAGGGTAGCTGCTCCACCGAGGCTGCTACGGGTTGAGATCCCAGGGATTGATCACCGCGGCGCCTGTGCGCTCAAGGTGCTTGATGTTGCGGGCTGGCCACGGTCCAGCCGTTGGCCGGCGCGGTGGCGGCGATGAGGGCGTCCGGCGGGTCGATGCTCGCGCCGGCGGCCTTCATCGCCTTGTGGACAGAGAGATAAGCCGCCGCCTCGGGCTCGCCGATCGGAGCGATGCGGTCCCGGTATTCCAGCCGGGCAGCCGCGAGGATCTCGGCGTACCGGGCTTGCCGTGCGGGTCCGGGGTCGCCGCTACGCCGGCTTCGATTTCAGCGATGGTGACGACGCTCAGGAAGCGGTCGGGCCGCGCGGTCGAACGCAGCCAGGCCACGACGCGGGGATCGGGCCGAAGTCTCGTGGTGAGCTCCGCGACGACGTTCGTATCGAGCAGGTAGATCACCGATCGCCTGCCTGATCATCGTCATAGGAGCACGCCCCGAAATCCAGTCCTTCGAAGGGCCTCGACAACAGGAAATCCTCGAAGCCGTCGGTCGCCAACCGGAGACAACGCGCACCCCATGGCCCCTCACCTCCGGTCTTTATCGGAGTCCCTGCCTCGCATCAGGCGGTCGGCGGGCGACACAGCGCTACGTGCCCGACACCGTGACGGTGCTGGTCCTGCTGCCGCTGGCGAGTTCCTGGGAGCGGTAGCGGTCGTCGTCGCGAGGCAGGTGCTCGACTGCGGCGAGGAAGTCGTGGAAGGCCCGGTCGGTGCGGGTGGTGTCGGCGGTGGCGTCGAGGTCCATGAGGAGACCGCGGATGACGGCGAGGACAAGCGTCGCCAGCTCCGGCCGGCCGATGCTGCGCAGGCCGTCCTCGAGCGGCCCGAGCCAATCGGTCGTGGCGGTGCGCCGGAAGTCGGGCCACAACCGCTGCACTGCGCTCTCGCGCAGCTGACTGAACATCCGCAGGTACGGCCGCCCGTCCGAGCCGGTGATCGAGGTCCAGGCGCGCTCCAGGGTGACGGTGTAGGGCTCGTCGGGTCGCACTCGCAGGAGGTCGCCGAACGTGTCGAGCTGACGTTGGCGCGCGTGCCCGAGGACGGCCCGCAACAGTGCGTCGCGGGTGCCGAAGTGATAGATCAGCATTCGGGCCGACGTGCCGGTGGCGGTCGCCAGCGGCTCAAGCCGGTCGGGGAGGCCGTGCGCGAGGGCGTAATCGGCGCAGGCGTCGAGCAGCCTGTTCTTGATGTGTGGCTGCGGTCGTCTGCCCATGGCGACATCTTTTCCCGTAACGACGGCTACGTCTACCGTTGATCGAAAGGCGGTCAAGGCAGACGTGGAGGTAGCGATGAGGGTCGTGTTCGTGCATGGGGCGTGCGTGCGGGACGGGTCGTGGTGGTGGCACCGCACCGCCGAGCTGCTGCAGGAGCGGGGGGTACTGAGCGTGGCCCCGGCGCTGCCGAGCTGCGGCGAGGCGGGCCTGCCCGGAGGCGCCGACGGTTCGGGGCTGCCCGAGGACGTCGCGGCGGTGCGGCAGGCGCTGCTGGACAGCGCCGAGCCGACCGTTGTGGTCGCCCACAGCTACGGCGGCATCGTCACTGCGGAAGCCGCCGCGGGCATCGGGTCGGTACGCCACCTGGTGATGGTCTCCAGTTACCTGCCCGAGGTCGGGCAGAGCCTGTCGGAGTTCGGGGACGGCAGCCCCGCCCCATTCCTCGACGTCGACCCCGGCGCCGGCACCTTCGGGGTTCGCCCCGAGCTGCTCGTGGACACATTCCTGCAGGACTGCGCCCCCGAGGTCCGGACGCAGGCGGCGGACCACCTGGCCCGGCAGAGCGCGAAAGTGATCGGGCAGCCAGTCGGGGCGGCCGCATGGCAGCAGGTGCCCTCGACCTACCTCGTCTGCGCCCAGGACCGGGGCACCCCGCCGCGCCTACAGCGCGAGTTCGCCCGCCGGGCCGGCAACGTGGTCGAACTCGACGCCGGCCACCACCCATTCCTGTCCCGGCCCGCCGCCGTCCGGGACCTGCTGATGAGCGTGTGACGGCAGCAACCGTCCGCCGAGAATCCAGTGCCGCCCCTCCAGTGCGCGCTGAAGGGCGCGTTCGGATGCCGTGGGGTCCTCCGCTACTTGCGCAAAGCCTCCAGGCCGGCAGCTCTCACCCCGCGTGTCGGCGGCAAGAAGAGCGGTGGCTTCGGGTGAGGTGACGATCCGACGCGCGGTCTCTTCCGGGTCCTCGACGTCAGCTCGTTCCTGCAGTACGCGCCAGCCGCACGGCGATTGAGGTCGAGTGGGAGGATCCGTCCCCGGCGTAGCCCAAGGAGTCCTGGACGAGTCGGACAACCTGCCAGTCGCCGACACCCGCCGCACGGCTGCGAACCTCTTCCAGCATCTGAACAAGGGCCTGCCCGCCCCGGCGATGGGTGCCACCATGGCATGTCAGCGCAGCCCGAGATCACCCAGCGCGACCTGCGCAACCGGTCCAAAGAGATCATGGACGCCGTCCAGGGCGGCCAGTCCTTCACCGTCACCCGCGACGGGCACCAGATCGGGGAGCTGATCCCGCTACGCAGGCGCCGGCGGTTCGTCCCGCGCTCGGAGTTCGCCGCCATGTCCCGCACCGCTCGGCATGCCCCCCCCCACCGGCTCCGCGCACGGACCCGGCCGCGAATCCGGTGAACCGCCTCGGTTTCGCCGGAGACGTCGAAGACCGCACACCGACATCCGCAGCCGTGATGTCCGGTCCTTGCGTCTCCGTTCTCCTCGCCGTCGGTCGGTGCCTGTCCCTCCGCCCAGCGTGATTCTCCGGTCGCCGGCACACAGAGGATCTTGCCGAACCGGCATGCAGACGGGCGCCGCCGTACGGATCAAAGAAGCGGGAGGAATACCTGGACATCCACGGGGAGACGGCCTGGCACCTAGGTGGGAGAGGCAGTAGCGTCCCGCGAGGTACACGTAGTTCCGACAAAAGTACGGTCCCGCACTGCTCGTTCGCTTCCCGAACGGGTCCCCCCTCGCTGGAGCCGCAATGTTGAGACAGTTACGTCGCCGATGGATCGGCCTGCTGCTCGCACTCCCGGTGCTCGTGACCGGCCCCCTGTCCCTCCCCGCCTCGTCTGCCGAGGCCCCGCTCTCCACAGAGTCGCGGGCCGTCGCCTCGGCGGTACCGCTGGAGGAGATCACCGCGACCACCACCCAGGTCGCCTCCGGCCTGCAACGCCCGACGGCCCTGGCCGCACCCGACGACGGCACAGGGCGGCTGTTCATCACCGAGAAGTTCGGAAGGGTTCGCGTCTACGACCCGGCCACCGGGCTCGCCTCCACCCCGCTGCTGGACATCACGTCCCAGGTGGACTCGTCGGACAACGAGCGCGGACTGCTCGGCATCGCCCTCCCCCCGGACTTCGTCCAGAGCCAGCAGCTCTACCTCGCCTTCACCGCGCTGCCCGACGGCGCGGTCACCCTGGCCCGCTACAGCCTCGCCGACGCGCGCCTCGAGGTCCTGCTGCAGCAGCCGCACGCCGACTACACCAACCACAACGGTGGCCAGCTCGCCTTCGGCCCCGACGGCAAGCTGTACTGGGGCATCGGCGACGGCGGTGGTGCCGGTGACCCCTTCGACAGCGGGCAGCGGACCGACATCCTGCTCGGCAAGATCCTCCGCCTCGACGTGAGCCGCAGGTGCGGTGCGCTCCCGTACTGCATCCCCGCGGACAACCCGTTCGCCGGTGTCGCCGGCGCCCGCGGCGAGATCTGGGTGTGGGGCGCCCGCAACCCCTGGCGGTTCTCCTTCGACCCCGCGGACGGGTCGATGTGGGTGGCTGACGTCGGCCAGGGCCTGTGGGAGGAGATCGACCACCTGACGCGCGACGAGCAGCCCGGAACCAACCTGGGCTGGTCGTGCTACGAGGGGCCGCAGGTCTTCGACGCGTCCCAGTGCTCGTCAGGTGCCCGCTACCGCGCCCAGGACTTCTACTACTCGCACTACAACGGCAGCTGCGCGGTCATCGGCGGCCAGGTCTACCGCGGCCGGCAGTT includes:
- a CDS encoding polymorphic toxin type 24 domain-containing protein, with the translated sequence MGFSWKGAVNKVGDGIEHGVDKVKKKAGEIIDDGAHIVGDGLDHVGLDDAADWVEDKGDHIADDLGAHVAEQQLGQTDQPEELLHGDPAKIREAVLHLARLSLAFDTGHTGLAHLDPGDWDGAGAEAFRAKFTAQPAKWAHAATACAEAGLALETYAETVDWAKGQAKEAVRLWKQGVAARKTAADAYNAAVDTYHDDVKAYNDKVDDGTDPGAKPVAPAAFTDPGAKDRQAAKDTLDAARKQRDSAAATAEAKVRTATELAPKKPDFTGRMENDLGDVGRAAPIAVEHFAGGLVRSVTDLEKFVRGLNPTDPYNLTHPAQYLTHLNATAAGLVDMTAHPERLPGIILGTGWGSDGSEASGRLVGNILLAIATDGGSAAGKTVAEDAAKNAAKDAAEQAVKNGARAAAEDPAKSAIEQAAKKCLSDPIDVATGDMILTQTDLTLPGTLPLVLQRTHLSSYRIGRFYGPSWASALDQRLELDDQGVAFVADDGSILLYPVPQPGVPAFPSHGPRWPLEWDGTPGSPLRITKTEAGHTLHFTTVPGATATPGGPMPLPLTEVTDRNGNSYAITHDDDGVPIEIHHSGGYHLTLSSGNGRVTALRLLDPAAPDSPGTFVRAYAYDESGHLTAVTDSTAVPYRFTYDTAGRITSWTDRNDTSYHYTYDHRGRCVATRGTEGFLNSTFSYNGASRTTTYTNSLGHSSTYRHSAAYRLVCETDPLGNTTTQQWDPANRHLIATTDPLGHTTRYAYDEVGNLTELLLADGSVAHASYDSLHRPTAVVEPGGATWRHSFDERGNLLVATDPLGAETRHAYNASGHLLSTTDAVGHTRTFATDSAGLVVAITDEAGHRSVIRRDPFGHVVEVVDPLGLTTRTSWTPEGMVERREHADGSRESWTWDAEGNLTSHTDPAGNVTRHTTTHFDLPATRTDPDGVTYAFAYDSELQLVGVTNPQGLTWSYQYDEAGRLVTETDFNGRRLAYSYDASGNLTSRTNGVGDVLRFARDALGRVTEQRTDLDGTTYQYSVSGHLTGSVNRDAVVAVERDARGRVLAETVNGRTVTFSRDALGRVTCRTTPSGLTSLWTYDPTGRPSAIAAGTDSLTFAYDAAGRERERRFSESIGLTQSWDPVHRLTEQTIRRRGDGDDRLIHRTFAHRADGYLTEVSDLSSRTRRFGLDTMGRVTEVRAHGWSETYAYDAAGNVTHATAPAHEAAGERAVSGTLVRRAGHTTYVHDAQGRLIRKTRKLLSGQRRTWTYSWNAEDRLTEAVTPDGRRWRYAYDPLGRRISKHRLTEGGSAADRTDFTWDETRLIEQRAADGQVTTWDFTPGTHTPLAQRNRGPVGWSDNEPLRAVITHHSSTSRSTRFHAVVTDSVGTPTELVTPEGEVVWKRNPTHWGTSLPVEAEVTLVDCPLRFPGQYADSETGLNYNYARYYDPEIAKYISADPLGLEPADNHHAYVLNALNWSDPLGLNPKCGIDLSNATPHQGRFPKSANPDEILVRRKQDGSVTAYAVYGRDGLPVKRVDVDPDSAPHGGVPAPHVLETHKNVNPRTGQTFLTWDKMPRPARPDELPQ
- a CDS encoding type II toxin-antitoxin system VapC family toxin gives rise to the protein MIYLLDTNVVAELTTRLRPDPRVVAWLRSTARPNRCLSVITVAEIEAGVEATPDPARQARYAQVLATARLEYRDRIAPIGEREAAAYLAVHKALKAAGTSIDPPDALIAATALANGWTVASRNIKHLERTGAMVTNPWDFNP
- a CDS encoding type II toxin-antitoxin system Phd/YefM family antitoxin — translated: MKTITQREFRNNSAAVMDAVEAGETYHITRNGTEVAELRPLHRRRRLSAEELVERHRRLPRVDAARMRQEADEFFGTEDRAGDDDPWQRSHG
- a CDS encoding type II toxin-antitoxin system VapC family toxin; its protein translation is MAERHPAGVLDTCTYIDLDVLDPADLPAVPELTAITMAELQQGVAMAKDAAVRAARMEKLGAAVADFDPLPFNGDAAARYGTLVALAIAAGRDPRPRRMDLMIAAIASVQGLPLFTRNADDFKGLDSSLTVVAV
- a CDS encoding TetR/AcrR family transcriptional regulator, with the translated sequence MGRRPQPHIKNRLLDACADYALAHGLPDRLEPLATATGTSARMLIYHFGTRDALLRAVLGHARQRQLDTFGDLLRVRPDEPYTVTLERAWTSITGSDGRPYLRMFSQLRESAVQRLWPDFRRTATTDWLGPLEDGLRSIGRPELATLVLAVIRGLLMDLDATADTTRTDRAFHDFLAAVEHLPRDDDRYRSQELASGSRTSTVTVSGT
- a CDS encoding alpha/beta hydrolase produces the protein MRVVFVHGACVRDGSWWWHRTAELLQERGVLSVAPALPSCGEAGLPGGADGSGLPEDVAAVRQALLDSAEPTVVVAHSYGGIVTAEAAAGIGSVRHLVMVSSYLPEVGQSLSEFGDGSPAPFLDVDPGAGTFGVRPELLVDTFLQDCAPEVRTQAADHLARQSAKVIGQPVGAAAWQQVPSTYLVCAQDRGTPPRLQREFARRAGNVVELDAGHHPFLSRPAAVRDLLMSV
- a CDS encoding type II toxin-antitoxin system prevent-host-death family antitoxin, translating into MSAQPEITQRDLRNRSKEIMDAVQGGQSFTVTRDGHQIGELIPLRRRRRFVPRSEFAAMSRTARHAPPHRLRARTRPRIR